One window from the genome of Syntrophales bacterium encodes:
- a CDS encoding acyl-CoA dehydrogenase family protein: MDFSFSKEEQLIRKAAREFADKKILPVAQDIQRNNAMPEEILSGLAELGMFGIPLPEKYGGGEAGYLSYILALEQLSRASAGVGMIISVNTVGQAVINVFGTEEQKQACLPLSVAGKKIMSFAFTEPGTGSDPKQLTTTVTRDGDDYILNGTKRFISNAGYEGPMVVVAKESETGKATAFLIEKFCDGYSLSKPWEKIGAHGGGLYDVYFKDVRVSPQNVVGRNGDGLMTLKTAMVYGKIGLAGLFLGRALAALEDGIRYASEKMHRGEPIGRKFEHIKISVSDMTMKYDAAKWHAYHLGWAADHYRDPMQLVKEAALSKVFVAETAIDIARISMGIHGSYGLMADYPISHTWGDVIIGPQVEGTAPLLKVLGAGVILNS; this comes from the coding sequence ATGGATTTCAGTTTCAGTAAGGAAGAGCAACTCATCCGGAAAGCGGCCAGAGAATTCGCGGACAAGAAAATCCTGCCGGTCGCCCAGGACATCCAGCGAAACAACGCGATGCCCGAAGAGATCCTCTCGGGCCTGGCCGAACTGGGCATGTTCGGCATTCCCTTGCCGGAAAAATACGGCGGCGGAGAGGCCGGTTACCTGAGCTATATCCTCGCCCTGGAGCAGCTTTCCAGGGCATCGGCCGGCGTGGGGATGATCATCTCGGTCAATACGGTGGGACAGGCCGTGATCAATGTGTTCGGCACGGAGGAACAAAAGCAGGCCTGTCTTCCCCTGAGTGTGGCCGGCAAGAAGATCATGTCGTTCGCCTTCACGGAACCCGGCACGGGCTCCGATCCCAAGCAGCTCACGACCACCGTGACGAGGGACGGAGACGATTACATCTTGAACGGCACGAAGCGGTTCATCAGCAACGCGGGCTATGAGGGGCCCATGGTCGTCGTCGCCAAAGAGAGCGAGACGGGCAAGGCGACGGCGTTCCTGATCGAGAAGTTCTGCGACGGGTATTCGCTTTCCAAGCCCTGGGAAAAGATCGGCGCCCATGGCGGCGGCCTGTACGACGTCTATTTCAAGGACGTCAGGGTCTCTCCGCAGAACGTGGTGGGGCGAAACGGCGACGGCCTCATGACGCTCAAGACGGCCATGGTTTATGGAAAGATCGGCCTGGCCGGCCTCTTCCTGGGGCGGGCGCTGGCTGCGCTGGAGGACGGCATCCGCTACGCCTCGGAGAAGATGCACCGCGGAGAGCCCATCGGGCGGAAATTCGAGCATATCAAGATCTCGGTGTCCGACATGACGATGAAATACGACGCTGCCAAATGGCACGCCTATCACCTCGGGTGGGCGGCGGATCATTACCGGGATCCGATGCAGCTCGTGAAGGAGGCGGCCCTGTCGAAGGTGTTCGTTGCCGAGACGGCCATCGACATCGCCCGGATCTCCATGGGCATCCACGGCTCCTATGGCCTGATGGCCGATTACCCGATTTCCCACACCTGGGGAGACGTGATCATCGGTCCGCAGGTCGAGGGAACGGCACCACTCCTGAAAGTGCTGGGTGCCGGGGTGATCCTGAACAGTTAA
- a CDS encoding acetyl-CoA hydrolase/transferase C-terminal domain-containing protein, protein MNRWQDLYKEKLKTIPEVMATIPNGAKIMSGIGNGQPQGLLSGLAQLVKQGNHKDLCYFNTLAVMGNLMADPAVSGLCHYRDAYATINVRKLIPTGLVEYMPTMLSDGPVVLADEYDTVFQTVSPMDEFGFFSLGIEPDYTFPVIKSSRPHRVIFEVNRHFPPTFGHNRVHITEVDAIVEHDWQIIAVPPAPPSESDMKIAENIVTMIPDGACLQLGIGGTPNAIGTLLEGKKDLGIHSEMICDAFLHLYKVGALNNSRKNFMPHRGVGTFVFGSKELYDWVTMNPGIEMWGADFVNDPRTACKNDNLIAINGIVEADLTGQCVSEEMNGRTYSGLGGQQDFTLAAYWSNGGKAFLTLAASRIDKEGKKHSNILPKVTGTVGMSRWNTQYVVTEYGVANMKGKTVPERVEAMIRIADPDFRDELRSEAKKNSWIR, encoded by the coding sequence ATGAATCGATGGCAGGATCTGTACAAGGAAAAGCTGAAGACCATCCCGGAGGTCATGGCGACCATCCCCAATGGCGCAAAGATCATGTCGGGCATCGGAAACGGCCAGCCGCAGGGACTTCTGAGCGGGCTGGCCCAGTTGGTCAAGCAGGGGAACCACAAGGACCTTTGTTATTTCAACACGCTGGCGGTCATGGGCAATCTCATGGCCGATCCGGCCGTGTCGGGCCTGTGCCACTATCGTGACGCTTATGCCACGATCAACGTCCGCAAGCTGATCCCGACGGGGCTTGTCGAGTACATGCCGACCATGCTGTCGGACGGCCCCGTTGTGCTTGCGGATGAGTATGACACGGTTTTTCAGACGGTCTCGCCGATGGACGAATTCGGCTTCTTCAGCCTGGGGATCGAGCCGGACTATACGTTTCCGGTTATCAAGAGCAGCAGGCCGCACCGCGTGATCTTCGAGGTGAACCGGCACTTTCCCCCCACCTTCGGGCACAACCGGGTGCACATCACGGAAGTGGATGCCATCGTGGAGCACGACTGGCAGATCATTGCCGTTCCCCCCGCCCCGCCCAGCGAGTCGGACATGAAAATCGCCGAAAACATTGTGACGATGATCCCCGACGGGGCCTGCCTGCAGCTCGGGATCGGCGGAACGCCGAACGCCATCGGTACACTCCTGGAGGGCAAGAAGGACCTGGGCATCCACTCGGAGATGATCTGCGACGCCTTCCTCCATTTGTACAAGGTCGGGGCGCTGAACAACAGCAGGAAGAACTTCATGCCCCACCGGGGCGTCGGCACCTTCGTGTTCGGAAGCAAGGAGCTTTATGACTGGGTGACGATGAATCCCGGGATCGAGATGTGGGGGGCGGATTTTGTCAATGACCCGCGCACAGCCTGCAAGAACGACAACCTGATCGCCATCAACGGGATCGTGGAGGCCGATCTGACCGGCCAGTGCGTCTCGGAGGAGATGAACGGCAGGACCTATTCCGGCCTGGGCGGCCAGCAGGATTTCACCCTGGCCGCGTACTGGTCAAACGGCGGGAAGGCGTTCCTGACCCTGGCCGCCTCGCGCATCGACAAGGAAGGGAAGAAGCATTCCAACATCCTGCCCAAGGTGACGGGGACGGTCGGCATGAGCCGATGGAACACCCAGTACGTCGTAACGGAATACGGAGTCGCCAACATGAAAGGGAAAACCGTTCCGGAGCGGGTCGAGGCCATGATCCGGATCGCCGATCCCGATTTTCGGGACGAACTGCGATCCGAAGCGAAGAAAAACAGCTGGATTCGCTGA
- a CDS encoding acyl-CoA dehydrogenase family protein, with translation MDLNLSQEQKLLHDTIYKFAKEEWEPRTVEIDDSNRFPMWLWDRFRKEGWCGMMIPKEYGGAGLTLLDTCIALEAATHAGGDIGSTLAWATHLSIGSVPLLICGNDEQKKAYLPKMALGEWMSCFMLTEPNVGSDAAGVETTAVRDGDFYVLNGTKTFITNAYRADVGMIMATTDKSKGAKGITAFIVDMHAPGISVSEPFEKIGPRGSEQSEVHFDNVKIPVKNRLLEEGDGFIKVGVQNLEFERTCLTSIWTGNLGYNLDLAIAYAKQRVQFGHPIVQYAQIREKIAHLKMDYDICKLMMYAAASRKSAGKPAPLEATEFKVFAGQSSCRSALEAMQIFGGMGLMKEMKIERSLRDAKLAQIGAGSEQMLLELIARLVTGTRSLTI, from the coding sequence ATGGATCTGAATCTGAGTCAGGAACAGAAACTGCTGCACGACACCATTTACAAGTTTGCGAAAGAAGAATGGGAGCCGCGGACCGTCGAGATCGACGACTCGAACCGCTTTCCCATGTGGCTCTGGGATCGCTTCCGCAAAGAGGGCTGGTGCGGGATGATGATCCCGAAGGAATACGGCGGCGCCGGGCTTACCCTGCTGGACACGTGCATCGCCCTGGAAGCGGCGACGCACGCGGGCGGCGATATCGGCTCGACGCTGGCCTGGGCGACCCACCTCTCCATCGGCAGCGTCCCGCTTCTGATCTGTGGAAATGACGAGCAGAAGAAAGCATACCTGCCCAAGATGGCCCTGGGCGAATGGATGAGCTGCTTCATGCTGACGGAGCCGAACGTCGGGTCCGACGCCGCGGGCGTCGAGACCACCGCCGTCCGCGACGGCGATTTCTACGTTCTCAATGGAACCAAGACATTCATCACCAACGCCTATCGCGCGGATGTCGGCATGATCATGGCGACCACGGACAAGAGCAAGGGTGCCAAGGGCATCACCGCCTTCATTGTCGACATGCACGCCCCCGGAATCAGCGTCAGCGAGCCCTTCGAGAAAATCGGACCGCGCGGCAGCGAGCAGAGCGAGGTTCATTTCGACAACGTGAAGATTCCGGTGAAGAACCGCCTGCTGGAGGAAGGGGACGGGTTCATCAAGGTCGGCGTACAGAATCTCGAATTCGAGAGGACCTGCCTGACGTCCATTTGGACGGGGAACCTGGGATACAACCTCGATCTGGCCATTGCCTACGCCAAGCAGAGGGTGCAGTTCGGCCACCCGATCGTTCAATATGCCCAGATCCGGGAAAAAATCGCCCATCTGAAAATGGATTACGACATCTGCAAGCTGATGATGTACGCCGCCGCATCCAGAAAGTCCGCTGGAAAGCCGGCGCCCCTGGAGGCCACGGAGTTCAAGGTGTTTGCGGGACAGAGCAGCTGCCGCAGCGCGCTGGAGGCGATGCAGATCTTCGGCGGCATGGGCCTGATGAAAGAGATGAAGATCGAACGGTCCCTGCGGGACGCCAAACTGGCACAGATCGGTGCGGGCTCCGAACAGATGCTCCTGGAACTGATCGCGAGGCTCGTGACGGGCACCCGTTCGTTGACGATTTGA